A region of Anaeromicrobium sediminis DNA encodes the following proteins:
- a CDS encoding FadR/GntR family transcriptional regulator encodes MNDELKSMPLKIAEYIKEQIESGQLKVGEKLHSERTLVKELQVSRSSVREAVKHLITMGYLQSIERRGTFVCDDYLHNTYASADLNKALTMAPILDLMEVRMLLEEKFISLAIKRITKEDIDNLRSILEKIKCCHKNMAEFLKLDLEFHLTLAKSTHNDIIVEIMKIIIKRINENEEAFEKSGVETKESTVKDFEKIIDYLEVGNGEEAEKLYHNHIHLIDNVLKEQFE; translated from the coding sequence ATGAATGATGAACTAAAGAGCATGCCTCTTAAAATAGCTGAATATATAAAAGAACAAATAGAATCTGGACAATTAAAGGTGGGAGAAAAGCTTCATTCTGAAAGAACCCTCGTTAAAGAATTACAGGTCAGCAGATCATCTGTAAGGGAAGCCGTGAAACATTTAATAACTATGGGATACCTGCAATCTATAGAAAGAAGGGGTACCTTTGTATGTGATGATTATTTACATAATACATATGCAAGTGCAGATTTAAATAAGGCTCTGACCATGGCTCCCATATTGGATTTAATGGAAGTTCGTATGTTATTAGAAGAAAAATTCATTAGTTTAGCCATAAAGAGAATAACTAAAGAAGATATAGATAATCTAAGAAGTATTTTGGAAAAAATAAAGTGCTGCCATAAAAATATGGCAGAATTTTTAAAGTTAGATTTAGAGTTCCATTTGACCTTGGCTAAATCCACTCACAATGATATTATTGTGGAAATAATGAAAATAATAATAAAGAGAATAAATGAAAATGAAGAGGCCTTTGAAAAATCTGGTGTTGAAACTAAAGAATCTACAGTTAAGGATTTTGAAAAAATAATAGACTATTTAGAAGTTGGAAATGGTGAGGAAGCAGAAAAATTATATCACAACCATATCCATTTGATAGATAATGTGTTAAAGGAGCAATTTGAGTAA
- a CDS encoding flavin monoamine oxidase family protein, which produces MTKNSSPIQPNNPTVEQRHKLLYYALNNVNRLEDFNNIVDLLSPPPDITRIGSPGQYKGIKVGIIGGGLAGLSSAFELRKLGFDITVFEVSEDRIGGRIYTYYFDEDKKLYGELGAMRIPVSHETAWHYIDLFNLDTRPFIQTNENAYIYTRNIRVRNDPEGKNVMKEIYPEFKLTPWERNRSWQKLIDYGLSTVLSGMRPGLRREILQIKPKYSPQMNYWTAYNQRQVCEEMGLSQGALNLIGSVSPFVGQFFYNSYSEHLIEEYPVNFSFLYEIIGGLVNLPLSFYRNLTSKNPNSYGKIPNKALGKVTWKGGSGVTGIYKCDGSHKVLLKYKNMSLNKTLQESFDYVICTIPFSSLRNVDVNPPFSPRKMEAIRELNYESTQKTLFLCNKRFWEEGGPHEQIVGGGSQTDLSISTVWYPSDHGKCINEHINNNRTCYIESPLDKWTLKEGCSPSEKGVLLASYNFTLDAIRLGNIEDNRRIKIIKNQIEAVHGLKKGDLDSIVEDFKTIQWDREPWYYGGFAYFTPEQKRIFSYAIVKPEYNNRVFFAGEHASEMHAWIQGSLKSAMKAANNLVRHCKRHNKIY; this is translated from the coding sequence ATGACTAAAAATTCATCACCTATACAACCTAACAATCCTACTGTAGAACAAAGACATAAATTGCTTTACTATGCTTTGAATAATGTAAATCGACTAGAAGATTTTAATAATATAGTAGACTTACTAAGTCCTCCACCGGATATTACAAGGATAGGTTCTCCTGGACAGTACAAAGGAATTAAGGTAGGAATAATAGGTGGAGGGTTAGCTGGTTTATCATCAGCCTTTGAACTTAGAAAACTTGGATTTGATATTACCGTATTTGAGGTATCTGAAGATCGTATTGGAGGAAGAATATATACGTACTATTTTGACGAGGATAAAAAATTATATGGTGAACTTGGAGCTATGCGAATTCCCGTTAGTCATGAAACGGCTTGGCATTATATTGATCTTTTTAATTTAGATACAAGACCATTTATTCAGACAAATGAAAATGCCTATATTTATACGAGGAATATAAGAGTTAGAAACGATCCAGAAGGAAAGAATGTAATGAAAGAAATTTATCCAGAATTTAAGTTGACACCATGGGAGAGAAATAGATCATGGCAGAAGCTTATAGATTATGGATTAAGCACGGTCCTAAGCGGTATGAGGCCTGGATTGAGAAGAGAAATTTTACAAATCAAGCCTAAATACAGTCCTCAGATGAATTATTGGACGGCATATAATCAGAGGCAAGTGTGCGAAGAAATGGGACTGAGCCAAGGTGCTTTAAATCTTATTGGAAGTGTTTCTCCTTTTGTAGGTCAATTTTTCTACAATAGTTATTCAGAACACTTAATAGAAGAATATCCTGTGAATTTTTCATTTTTATATGAAATTATAGGAGGGCTCGTAAATCTTCCCCTTTCATTTTATAGGAATTTAACTTCTAAAAATCCTAATTCCTATGGTAAAATTCCAAATAAAGCATTAGGAAAAGTAACCTGGAAAGGTGGCAGTGGCGTCACTGGAATATATAAATGTGATGGAAGTCATAAAGTTCTTTTAAAATACAAAAATATGAGTTTGAATAAAACTTTACAGGAATCCTTTGATTATGTTATCTGTACTATCCCTTTTTCAAGTCTTCGAAATGTGGATGTAAATCCTCCATTTAGTCCTAGAAAGATGGAAGCAATAAGGGAATTGAATTATGAATCTACTCAAAAAACCCTTTTCCTTTGTAATAAACGATTTTGGGAAGAGGGAGGTCCCCATGAACAAATTGTGGGAGGAGGTTCCCAGACGGACCTTTCTATTTCAACCGTATGGTATCCTTCAGATCATGGGAAATGCATTAATGAACATATAAATAATAACAGAACTTGTTATATTGAATCTCCTTTAGATAAATGGACATTGAAAGAAGGGTGTTCACCTTCTGAGAAGGGGGTACTTTTAGCGTCATATAATTTTACCTTAGATGCAATACGATTGGGAAACATAGAGGATAACAGACGCATTAAAATAATAAAAAATCAGATTGAAGCTGTTCATGGCCTAAAAAAAGGAGATCTTGATTCTATCGTAGAGGATTTCAAAACTATACAGTGGGATAGGGAACCCTGGTATTATGGTGGTTTTGCCTATTTTACACCTGAGCAAAAACGAATTTTTTCATATGCCATTGTAAAACCAGAATATAATAACAGAGTATTTTTTGCAGGTGAACACGCATCTGAAATGCACGCTTGGATACAGGGGTCTCTAAAAAGTGCAATGAAGGCGGCTAATAATTTAGTTAGACATTGCAAAAGACATAATAAAATTTATTAA
- a CDS encoding GNAT family N-acetyltransferase produces the protein MNLVEVTDHKEIYENNEIVKLMFNCMVRPTIGRIQSVAQSTYSKQQGKFYKAMEDDKIVGIIGLKRINNDRLDILHISVDEHMRNKSIGKNMIKEAGTYDKVDEIRAETTHNMVDFYKKCGFRTKLVENELGLDEYICTLKLR, from the coding sequence TTGAATTTAGTAGAAGTTACAGATCATAAAGAAATATATGAAAATAATGAGATTGTAAAGTTAATGTTTAATTGTATGGTAAGACCCACAATAGGAAGAATTCAAAGTGTGGCTCAAAGTACATATTCTAAGCAACAGGGCAAGTTCTATAAGGCTATGGAAGATGATAAGATTGTAGGTATAATAGGACTTAAGCGAATAAATAATGATAGATTAGATATTCTTCATATTAGTGTGGATGAACATATGAGAAATAAAAGCATTGGTAAAAATATGATAAAAGAAGCAGGTACCTATGATAAGGTAGATGAAATAAGAGCAGAGACTACCCATAATATGGTGGATTTTTATAAAAAGTGCGGATTTAGAACTAAACTAGTGGAAAACGAATTGGGTTTAGATGAATACATATGTACTTTAAAATTAAGATAA
- the mnmA gene encoding tRNA 2-thiouridine(34) synthase MnmA yields MKKSPENTRVILGMSGGVDSSVAALVLKEQGYDVVGLFMKNWDEENDEGVCTATEDYEDVRKVCDQLGIPYYTVNFVKKYWDNVFTYFLDEYKKGRTPNPDVLCNKEIKFKEFLEYALKLEGDYIAMGHYAQVDFKDGKYRLLRGADSNKDQTYFLCALNQYQLSKAMFPIGHLTKPELRKIALEANLETAKKKDSTGICFIGERDFDEFLGRYLPAQPGKMMTYEGEVLGEHHGLMHYTIGQRKGLGIGGVGTGEPWFVAGKDLEKNVLYVVQGENNPKLFFSGLRSNDINWISGDIPEETFKCTAKFRYRQKDVGVTVYPKSDGSCKVEFHEPAKAVTEGQFVVFYNGEECLGGGIIDEVIK; encoded by the coding sequence ATGAAAAAATCTCCTGAAAATACAAGGGTTATATTGGGCATGTCTGGTGGAGTTGATTCTTCTGTGGCAGCCCTAGTGTTAAAAGAGCAAGGCTATGATGTGGTAGGACTTTTCATGAAAAATTGGGATGAAGAGAATGACGAAGGTGTTTGTACTGCCACTGAGGACTATGAGGATGTGAGGAAAGTCTGTGACCAGCTAGGGATTCCATATTATACAGTAAACTTTGTGAAAAAGTATTGGGATAATGTATTTACCTATTTCTTAGATGAATATAAAAAGGGAAGAACTCCTAATCCAGATGTGCTTTGTAATAAGGAAATAAAGTTTAAAGAATTTTTAGAGTATGCATTAAAACTAGAAGGTGATTATATTGCCATGGGACATTATGCACAAGTAGATTTTAAAGATGGCAAATACAGACTTTTACGTGGTGCTGACTCTAATAAGGATCAAACCTATTTTTTATGTGCATTGAACCAATATCAATTATCTAAGGCCATGTTCCCTATAGGTCACTTGACTAAGCCAGAACTTAGAAAAATTGCTCTTGAAGCTAATTTAGAGACGGCTAAGAAAAAGGACAGTACAGGTATATGCTTTATTGGTGAAAGGGATTTTGATGAATTCTTAGGCAGATATTTACCAGCACAACCAGGCAAGATGATGACATATGAAGGTGAAGTGCTTGGGGAGCACCATGGTCTTATGCATTATACCATAGGTCAAAGAAAGGGCCTTGGTATAGGTGGAGTAGGCACAGGAGAACCTTGGTTTGTGGCTGGAAAAGATTTAGAAAAGAATGTATTATATGTAGTTCAAGGGGAGAATAATCCTAAACTGTTCTTCAGTGGATTAAGAAGTAACGATATAAACTGGATAAGTGGAGACATACCAGAGGAAACTTTCAAATGTACTGCCAAGTTTAGGTACAGACAAAAGGACGTGGGAGTAACTGTATATCCAAAATCTGATGGAAGCTGTAAAGTAGAATTCCATGAGCCTGCCAAAGCCGTTACGGAAGGACAGTTTGTAGTCTTTTATAATGGTGAGGAATGTTTAGGTGGCGGAATAATAGATGAAGTTATAAAGTAA
- the sdaAA gene encoding L-serine ammonia-lyase, iron-sulfur-dependent, subunit alpha translates to MDKQPASIFNDVIGPVMRGPSSSHVAAAARIGKLGRQMVKGNLKEVIVEFDPKGSLATTYHGHGSDMGLVGGLLDYEPQDSRLTNSVAIAREEGLDVSFHVVDYEADHPNTYKMTLISDRGEKVQTTSISTGGGMIQYEDIEGFEVNIAGDFYESLIFIKDSMCADEIVKYIENKEYEIDYINKSLKDEKVLINIKGAKPLSNKIVEEIEGKEEVLNVMSLSPVLPIMSRKNCEVPFINAEEMLKVGKEKNLKLWELAVLYESARGNISEEEVFEKMKEIVTLMDQSIESGLKGTDYEDRILGPQSHKIEETQRAGKLVPGNVLNRVISSITSMMEVKSSMGVIVAAPTAGSCGGLPGTIIGATRELGLSIEDATRAMLAAGIIGLFIAEHATFAAEVGGCQVECGAGSGMAAGGLVELMAGSATEGVDAASIALQNIMGMVCDPVADRVEVPCLGKNVMAGANAIACANMALAGFDKVIPLDETIESMYKVGHMLPSELRCTGYGGLSITKTAQRIYKDMN, encoded by the coding sequence ATGGATAAACAACCAGCTAGCATTTTTAATGACGTTATAGGTCCTGTTATGAGGGGACCATCTAGTTCTCATGTGGCGGCAGCAGCAAGGATAGGTAAGTTAGGTCGTCAAATGGTTAAGGGCAATTTAAAGGAAGTAATAGTAGAGTTTGACCCTAAGGGTTCATTAGCTACCACTTATCATGGCCATGGTTCTGATATGGGCCTTGTGGGAGGATTGCTTGATTATGAACCTCAAGATTCTAGACTCACTAACTCTGTGGCCATAGCAAGGGAAGAAGGGTTAGATGTGAGTTTCCATGTGGTAGACTATGAAGCAGACCATCCTAATACTTATAAGATGACTTTAATAAGTGATAGGGGAGAAAAAGTACAGACTACCTCCATATCTACTGGTGGTGGAATGATACAATATGAGGATATAGAAGGATTTGAAGTCAACATTGCAGGAGATTTTTATGAGAGTTTAATTTTTATAAAAGATAGTATGTGTGCAGATGAAATTGTAAAATATATAGAGAATAAGGAATATGAAATTGATTATATAAATAAAAGTTTAAAGGACGAAAAAGTTCTTATAAACATAAAAGGGGCAAAACCTTTGAGTAATAAAATAGTAGAAGAGATAGAAGGTAAAGAGGAAGTATTAAATGTGATGAGCCTTTCTCCTGTACTTCCTATCATGTCTAGGAAAAACTGTGAAGTTCCTTTTATTAATGCAGAAGAAATGCTTAAGGTAGGTAAGGAAAAAAATCTAAAGCTATGGGAATTGGCTGTTTTATATGAAAGTGCCAGAGGCAACATATCAGAAGAAGAAGTCTTTGAAAAGATGAAAGAAATAGTTACTTTAATGGATCAGTCAATAGAAAGTGGATTAAAGGGAACTGACTATGAGGATAGAATATTAGGACCCCAATCTCATAAGATAGAAGAAACCCAAAGGGCAGGTAAATTAGTGCCTGGAAATGTATTAAATAGAGTAATAAGTTCCATAACTTCCATGATGGAAGTAAAAAGTTCTATGGGAGTTATTGTGGCAGCACCAACAGCTGGTTCCTGTGGAGGATTACCAGGAACTATAATAGGTGCCACTAGGGAACTTGGTTTATCTATAGAAGATGCCACAAGGGCCATGTTAGCAGCAGGAATAATAGGACTTTTCATAGCAGAACATGCTACCTTTGCAGCTGAAGTAGGTGGTTGTCAAGTAGAGTGTGGGGCCGGTTCTGGAATGGCAGCAGGAGGATTAGTTGAGCTTATGGCAGGTAGTGCTACTGAAGGTGTGGATGCAGCTTCTATTGCTCTTCAAAATATAATGGGGATGGTATGTGACCCTGTGGCAGATAGAGTTGAAGTGCCTTGTCTTGGTAAAAATGTAATGGCTGGGGCAAATGCTATAGCTTGTGCTAATATGGCATTAGCAGGATTTGATAAGGTAATACCCCTTGATGAGACTATTGAGTCCATGTACAAGGTAGGACATATGCTACCATCAGAACTAAGATGTACAGGATATGGTGGGTTATCCATAACTAAAACAGCTCAAAGAATATATAAGGATATGAATTAA
- a CDS encoding sodium:solute symporter family protein, whose protein sequence is MITPVHYFSTFMTLLLVSYLGYHTTRNVKTSEDFAVGGRRLSGIQVSGSIIATIVGGASTIGTAQLAFQKGMNAMWFTLGASVACLFLGLFMAGPLRRAEVDTVSQFLARTYGTYAGVAASIITSFAIFVHITGQVLSSVAILTSTFHIGMILAVCITILLIISYIFFGGFLGTSTVGIVKSILLYITLVISGIIAYNYFHSMGGLVAVFPKEPWFNLFSDGIYVGIAQGFSMVVGIVSTQTYLQAMFSGKDEKASRKGACISALLIPPVGLICTLIGLYMRATHPEIIPKEALPSFILMYLNPWIGGVAIATLIISVIGTGAGLTLGISTMINRDIYVKCINPKADDKKQLMVLRYSVCIISILTMIMVFTNMNSLILKWGFVSMTLRGTTIFIPLLGALYFKEKVNKEAGLVAIIVAPIISVVWEVFHISNISSLYIGLASSFILLTVFSHKDIKGQLSK, encoded by the coding sequence ATGATTACACCTGTCCATTATTTCAGTACTTTTATGACATTGTTATTAGTATCCTATTTAGGATACCATACTACAAGGAATGTAAAAACATCTGAAGATTTTGCTGTAGGAGGAAGAAGGCTAAGTGGTATTCAAGTATCTGGAAGTATTATTGCTACAATTGTGGGAGGGGCTTCCACAATAGGAACAGCCCAATTGGCTTTTCAAAAGGGTATGAATGCCATGTGGTTCACACTAGGGGCAAGTGTAGCTTGTCTATTCTTAGGATTATTTATGGCAGGGCCTTTGAGGCGGGCAGAAGTAGATACGGTGTCTCAGTTTTTAGCTAGAACATATGGTACATATGCAGGTGTTGCTGCAAGTATCATCACTTCCTTTGCCATATTTGTGCATATTACAGGGCAAGTGCTTTCTTCAGTGGCCATACTCACATCCACATTTCATATAGGTATGATTCTAGCAGTATGTATAACTATTCTACTTATAATATCCTATATATTCTTTGGTGGTTTTCTGGGAACAAGTACAGTGGGTATTGTAAAATCAATTTTATTATATATTACATTAGTTATTAGTGGAATAATTGCATATAATTATTTTCATAGTATGGGAGGCCTTGTGGCTGTTTTTCCAAAAGAACCCTGGTTTAACTTGTTTAGTGATGGAATATATGTAGGAATTGCTCAGGGCTTTTCCATGGTTGTTGGCATAGTATCAACCCAAACCTATCTTCAAGCAATGTTTTCAGGAAAAGATGAGAAAGCATCAAGAAAGGGTGCTTGTATTTCTGCATTATTAATACCTCCTGTAGGCCTTATATGTACATTGATTGGTTTATATATGCGTGCAACCCATCCAGAAATAATACCTAAAGAAGCTCTGCCATCCTTCATTCTTATGTATCTAAATCCATGGATTGGTGGAGTTGCTATTGCAACCTTGATCATATCTGTTATTGGAACAGGAGCAGGGCTCACATTAGGTATTAGTACAATGATTAACAGAGATATATATGTAAAATGCATTAATCCAAAGGCAGATGATAAAAAACAATTGATGGTTTTAAGATATTCAGTATGTATTATATCTATCTTAACAATGATTATGGTATTTACAAATATGAATTCATTGATACTGAAATGGGGATTTGTATCAATGACATTGAGAGGAACTACCATATTTATTCCATTGTTAGGCGCACTATATTTTAAAGAAAAAGTAAATAAAGAGGCTGGGCTTGTGGCAATTATAGTGGCACCCATAATTTCAGTAGTATGGGAGGTATTTCACATAAGTAATATAAGTTCTTTATATATTGGATTGGCAAGTAGTTTTATATTATTAACGGTCTTTTCACATAAAGATATTAAAGGTCAATTGAGTAAGTAA
- a CDS encoding transposase, whose product MPRVARVKSDESIYHIMVRSISEIDLFREDDDKYKYFTLLKQYQDRYKFKIYAYCIMKNHGHLIIDCNGGDISRIMHFINFSYAQYYNRKYKRYGHVFYDRFKSRIIETDEELVKFSAKVHRIPLDLVEYESSLEEYPFSSLREYVYKTNDHDILQKNFLEGILNNNYNNNMNDYLEIIKTNEDEIDVNFSNERTEYRSQRKILTRHHTPEAVIEYVAKYFDMDKNLIHMKHNKKYTKLRAIACHFMTCYCNINRREICEVLGNITQTRASKLSSMGAELVAKESSILDGFLHQ is encoded by the coding sequence ATGCCAAGAGTAGCAAGGGTAAAAAGCGATGAAAGTATATACCATATAATGGTTAGAAGTATAAGTGAGATAGATTTATTCAGAGAAGATGATGATAAATACAAGTATTTCACATTATTAAAGCAGTATCAAGATAGGTATAAATTTAAGATATACGCTTATTGTATAATGAAAAACCATGGACATTTGATTATTGACTGTAATGGTGGAGATATTTCTAGGATAATGCACTTTATTAATTTTTCATATGCTCAATACTATAATAGAAAGTATAAAAGATATGGTCATGTATTCTATGATAGGTTTAAAAGCAGAATAATAGAAACGGATGAGGAATTAGTTAAATTCTCTGCTAAGGTTCATAGGATTCCCCTTGATCTAGTAGAGTATGAAAGTTCATTAGAAGAATATCCATTTAGTAGTTTAAGAGAATATGTTTATAAGACAAATGATCATGATATTTTACAGAAGAACTTTTTAGAAGGAATTTTAAATAATAATTATAATAACAATATGAATGATTATCTAGAAATAATCAAGACCAATGAAGACGAAATAGATGTGAATTTCAGTAATGAAAGGACAGAGTATAGAAGCCAAAGAAAAATATTAACTAGGCACCATACTCCAGAGGCAGTTATAGAATATGTGGCAAAGTATTTTGATATGGATAAAAATTTAATTCATATGAAACATAATAAAAAATATACTAAATTAAGAGCTATTGCATGCCATTTTATGACTTGCTATTGTAATATAAATAGAAGAGAAATCTGTGAAGTATTAGGCAATATAACTCAAACTAGAGCTTCTAAACTATCTTCTATGGGAGCAGAACTAGTTGCTAAAGAGAGCAGTATACTTGATGGGTTTTTACACCAATAA